A window of the Armatimonadota bacterium genome harbors these coding sequences:
- a CDS encoding prepilin-type N-terminal cleavage/methylation domain-containing protein: protein MFQFFARRLRSERGFTLIELLIVVAIIAILAAILIPNFLRARAQSQVAA, encoded by the coding sequence ATGTTCCAGTTCTTCGCACGCAGGCTTCGCAGTGAGCGCGGCTTCACGCTCATCGAGCTGCTGATCGTCGTGGCGATCATCGCGATCCTGGCGGCGATCCTGATCCCGAACTTCCTGCGGGCCCGCGCCCAGTCCCAGGTGGCGGCC